Proteins encoded within one genomic window of Haloplanus vescus:
- the hisF gene encoding imidazole glycerol phosphate synthase subunit HisF has product MAVTKRIIPCIDVDIDDDGNAAVYTGVNFEDLEYTGDPVEMAREYNQAGADEFVFLDITASAEGRETMLHVVEQIADEVFIPLTVGGGIRTREDIKETLRAGADKVSINTAAIENPDLVNEGAAAFGSQCIVISVDARRRYDEQGEHYEQVDGESCWFECTIKGGREGTGVDVVEWAREVESRGAGELFVNSIDADGTKDGYDIPLTRAVCENVSTPVIASSGCGGPEDAYEVFTEAGADAALAASIFHFDEYSIRDVKEYLDERGVPVRL; this is encoded by the coding sequence ATGGCCGTAACCAAGCGCATCATTCCCTGTATCGACGTGGACATCGACGACGACGGCAACGCCGCCGTCTACACGGGCGTCAACTTCGAGGACTTGGAGTATACGGGCGACCCCGTCGAGATGGCGCGAGAGTACAATCAGGCCGGCGCCGACGAGTTCGTCTTCCTCGACATCACGGCCAGCGCCGAGGGGCGCGAGACGATGCTCCACGTCGTCGAACAGATTGCCGACGAGGTGTTCATCCCCCTCACTGTCGGCGGCGGCATCCGCACCCGTGAGGACATCAAGGAGACGCTCCGAGCGGGCGCGGACAAGGTATCGATCAACACCGCGGCCATCGAGAATCCCGACCTGGTGAACGAGGGCGCCGCCGCCTTCGGCAGTCAGTGCATCGTCATCAGCGTCGACGCGCGCCGGCGCTACGATGAACAGGGCGAACACTACGAACAGGTGGACGGCGAGTCCTGCTGGTTCGAATGCACCATCAAGGGCGGACGCGAGGGCACCGGCGTCGACGTCGTCGAGTGGGCGCGAGAGGTCGAATCGCGCGGCGCCGGCGAGCTCTTCGTCAACTCCATCGACGCCGACGGCACCAAGGACGGCTACGACATTCCGCTCACCCGCGCCGTCTGTGAGAACGTCTCGACGCCAGTCATCGCGTCGTCGGGGTGTGGTGGTCCGGAGGACGCCTACGAGGTGTTCACCGAAGCGGGGGCGGACGCGGCGCTCGCGGCCTCTATCTTCCACTTCGACGAGTACAGCATCCGCGACGTGAAGGAGTATCTCGACGAACGAGGCGTCCCGGTTCGGCTCTAA
- the trpB gene encoding tryptophan synthase subunit beta, producing the protein MVDGTFGGYGGRHVPEALEEPLKHLANAYDEVATTEEFQSDLRDLLETFAGRPTPIYHARNLSERYGADIYLKREDLLHGGAHKINNTLGQALLAKRAGKDRLIAETGAGQHGTATAMAGALLNLDTEIYMGKKDVERQKMNVFRMRLMGATVNEVTRGGAGLADAVDAALEDMAENIEDTHYLVGSVVGPDPFPRMVRDFQSVIGEEAREQTLDRLGELPDAAVACVGGGSNAIGLFHPFRDDHVAFYGAEGGGEGEGSGRHAAPLAEGEDEVIHGMKTRVIDDDTEVHSVSAGLDYPGVGPEHAMFQSVGRATYTAVSDDEALAAFRELSETEGIIPALESSHGVALAIELAEAGDHDTILVNLSGRGDKDMETAAEHFDL; encoded by the coding sequence ATGGTCGACGGAACCTTCGGCGGCTACGGTGGCCGTCACGTCCCCGAAGCACTCGAAGAGCCCCTCAAACACCTCGCGAACGCGTACGACGAAGTCGCGACGACCGAGGAGTTCCAGTCGGACCTGCGCGACCTGCTGGAGACGTTCGCCGGGCGCCCGACGCCCATCTATCACGCCCGCAACCTGAGCGAGCGCTACGGCGCCGACATCTACCTCAAGCGCGAGGACTTGCTCCACGGCGGCGCCCACAAGATAAACAACACGCTCGGGCAGGCCCTTCTCGCGAAGCGAGCGGGCAAGGACCGCCTCATCGCCGAAACCGGCGCCGGCCAGCACGGCACGGCGACGGCGATGGCGGGTGCGCTCCTCAACCTCGACACGGAGATTTACATGGGGAAAAAGGACGTGGAGCGCCAGAAGATGAACGTCTTCCGGATGCGGCTGATGGGCGCGACGGTCAACGAAGTGACGCGCGGCGGCGCGGGCCTCGCCGACGCCGTCGACGCCGCCCTCGAAGACATGGCCGAGAACATCGAGGACACCCACTACCTCGTTGGGAGCGTCGTCGGCCCCGACCCCTTCCCGCGGATGGTCCGCGACTTTCAGTCGGTCATCGGCGAGGAGGCGCGCGAGCAGACCCTCGACCGCCTCGGTGAACTCCCCGACGCCGCGGTGGCCTGCGTCGGCGGCGGGTCGAACGCCATCGGCCTGTTCCACCCCTTCCGCGACGATCACGTGGCCTTCTACGGCGCCGAAGGCGGCGGCGAGGGCGAAGGCTCCGGCCGCCACGCCGCACCACTCGCCGAGGGTGAAGACGAGGTCATCCACGGCATGAAGACGCGCGTCATCGACGATGATACGGAGGTTCACTCGGTGTCGGCAGGGCTCGACTACCCCGGTGTTGGCCCCGAACACGCCATGTTCCAGTCGGTCGGTCGAGCCACCTACACCGCCGTCAGCGACGACGAAGCGCTCGCCGCCTTCCGCGAACTCTCCGAGACGGAGGGCATCATCCCGGCGCTCGAATCGAGTCACGGCGTCGCGCTCGCCATCGAACTGGCGGAGGCGGGCGACCACGACACCATTCTCGTGAACCTCTCCGGGCGGGGCGACAAGGACATGGAGACGGCCGCGGAACACTTCGATCTGTAG
- a CDS encoding GlcG/HbpS family heme-binding protein has protein sequence MVQSITLDTATKLIEAAKEKAEEIDNPMVIAVTNSEGNLIAQHRMDDAWLASVSISRNKAYTSAALDMPTHELAEPSEPGNSLYGLQTTDEGRIVIFGGGYPLLNDEGDVVGAFGVSGGAVSQDMEVAEAGVEHWESIRGDVTEVAH, from the coding sequence ATGGTTCAATCTATCACACTCGACACGGCAACGAAGTTGATTGAAGCGGCCAAGGAGAAGGCCGAAGAGATCGACAACCCGATGGTAATCGCAGTCACCAACAGCGAGGGCAACCTCATCGCACAGCATCGGATGGACGACGCGTGGCTCGCGTCCGTCTCGATTTCGCGAAACAAAGCCTACACCTCGGCCGCGCTGGACATGCCGACGCACGAACTCGCTGAGCCGTCCGAGCCCGGGAACTCCCTCTACGGTCTCCAGACCACTGACGAGGGACGCATCGTCATCTTCGGCGGCGGTTATCCGCTCCTGAACGACGAGGGCGACGTCGTCGGTGCGTTCGGCGTCTCCGGCGGCGCCGTCTCGCAGGACATGGAAGTCGCCGAAGCGGGTGTCGAACACTGGGAATCCATTCGTGGTGACGTGACCGAGGTGGCGCACTGA
- a CDS encoding PHP domain-containing protein: MLSVELHTHSSLSHDGRDPVEHLLEQAESVGLDAIAVTDHDEIDASLDAVEQAPEYGLIGIPGMEITTAVGHVLALGVREAVPAGLSFEATLDQIHEQGGIAVVPHPFQSSRHGVAPHISRATLASADAIEVYNSRLLTGRSNRKAERFAIANDLPMTAGSDAHIAEMVGQAVTEVDATDHSAAGILDAIAEGRTSVVGRRTPWRISFRQAAGGVKRRVIRAVNEWL, encoded by the coding sequence GTGTTATCGGTCGAGCTGCACACGCACTCGTCGCTGTCGCACGACGGGCGGGACCCGGTCGAGCATCTGCTCGAACAGGCGGAATCGGTCGGGCTTGACGCCATCGCCGTTACCGACCACGACGAAATCGACGCCAGCCTCGACGCGGTCGAACAGGCCCCCGAGTACGGCCTGATTGGTATTCCCGGCATGGAAATCACCACCGCCGTCGGACACGTCCTCGCCCTCGGCGTGCGCGAGGCCGTCCCCGCGGGCCTCTCCTTCGAGGCGACGCTCGACCAAATCCACGAGCAGGGCGGCATCGCCGTCGTCCCCCACCCGTTCCAATCCTCGCGCCACGGCGTCGCGCCCCACATCTCGCGGGCGACGCTCGCGAGCGCGGACGCCATCGAAGTGTACAACTCCCGACTCCTCACCGGGCGCTCGAACCGCAAGGCGGAGCGCTTCGCCATCGCCAACGACCTCCCCATGACCGCCGGGAGCGACGCCCACATCGCCGAGATGGTCGGGCAGGCGGTCACCGAAGTCGACGCGACGGACCACTCCGCAGCGGGCATCCTTGACGCCATCGCCGAGGGCCGAACCAGCGTCGTCGGCCGCCGGACCCCGTGGCGAATCAGCTTCCGACAGGCCGCTGGCGGCGTGAAACGCCGCGTCATCAGAGCGGTGAACGAGTGGCTGTGA
- the purL gene encoding phosphoribosylformylglycinamidine synthase subunit PurL, with protein sequence MSLSDPDHDLVTAELGRDPTPAEAALFENLWSEHCAYRSSRPLLSAFDSEAEQVVVGPGDDAAVVSLPTHATDGEETYVAMGIESHNHPSYVDPYDGAATGVGGIVRDILSMGAYPIGLTDSLYFGGFDREHSRYLFEGVVEGIADYGNAIGVPTVGGSVEFHDDYEGNPLVNVACVGLVSSDRLVTAEAKTPGNKLMLVGNATGRDGLGGASFASEDLSEDAETEDRPAVQVGDPYTEKLLIEANEALIDEDLIRAARDLGAAGLGGASSELVAKGGLGAEIELDRVHQREPNMSPLEILLAESQERMCYEVRPEDVDRVRDIAERYDLGCSVIGEVREGNYVCTFEGETVVNVPAHFLAEGAPMNDLDMDEPTQPSRDLPDADLETAFDSVIGSPNTASKAWVYRQYDHEVGTRTARRPGDDAAILAIREAGTGLALSAGAIPAWTDAAPYDGARGVALENATNIAAKGATPHAAVDCLNGGNPEKPDVYGGFGAIVDGLADMCRDLSVPVVGGNVSLYNDSVAGPIPPTPTLAMIGVREGYDAPPLSVSGEGTLLEVGARGDALGGSTYLAAAGGSDRFPDLPADPAAAVEAVRDVAALDSTLATHDVSHGGLAVTLAEMVEDAGVEVSVESVTALFDETPGRVVVETTDPDAVRDAAGDVPVRELGTATADATLSLSVGDDELVRDAAAIRDLRDVIDRELA encoded by the coding sequence ATGAGCCTGTCCGATCCGGACCACGACCTCGTCACCGCCGAACTCGGGCGGGACCCCACGCCCGCCGAGGCGGCACTCTTCGAGAACCTCTGGAGCGAACACTGTGCGTATCGGTCGTCGCGCCCACTCCTGTCGGCCTTCGATAGCGAGGCGGAACAGGTCGTCGTCGGTCCCGGCGACGACGCTGCCGTCGTCTCCCTTCCAACGCACGCCACAGACGGCGAGGAGACGTATGTCGCCATGGGTATCGAGAGCCACAACCACCCGTCCTACGTCGACCCCTACGACGGCGCGGCGACGGGCGTCGGCGGTATCGTCCGCGACATCCTCTCGATGGGCGCCTACCCCATCGGTCTCACGGACTCGCTCTACTTCGGCGGCTTCGACCGCGAGCACTCCCGCTATCTCTTCGAGGGCGTCGTTGAGGGCATCGCCGACTACGGCAACGCCATCGGCGTCCCGACCGTCGGCGGGAGCGTCGAGTTCCACGACGACTACGAGGGCAACCCGCTGGTGAACGTCGCCTGCGTCGGCCTCGTCTCGTCGGACCGACTCGTCACGGCCGAGGCCAAGACGCCGGGCAACAAACTGATGCTCGTCGGCAACGCCACCGGCCGCGACGGCCTGGGCGGCGCCTCCTTCGCCAGCGAGGACCTGAGCGAAGACGCCGAGACCGAGGACCGCCCCGCGGTACAGGTGGGCGACCCCTACACGGAGAAACTCCTCATCGAGGCCAACGAGGCGCTCATCGACGAGGACCTGATTCGGGCGGCCCGCGACCTCGGTGCTGCCGGCCTCGGCGGCGCCTCCAGCGAACTCGTCGCCAAGGGCGGTCTCGGCGCCGAAATCGAACTCGACCGCGTCCACCAGCGCGAACCCAACATGTCCCCGCTCGAAATCCTGCTCGCTGAGTCTCAGGAGCGGATGTGTTACGAGGTCCGACCCGAGGATGTGGACCGCGTCCGCGACATCGCCGAGCGCTACGACCTCGGCTGTTCGGTCATCGGCGAGGTGCGCGAGGGCAACTACGTCTGTACCTTCGAGGGCGAGACAGTCGTCAACGTTCCCGCCCACTTCCTCGCCGAGGGCGCGCCGATGAACGACCTCGACATGGACGAACCCACGCAACCGAGCCGGGACCTCCCCGACGCCGACCTCGAGACGGCCTTCGACTCGGTCATCGGGAGTCCGAACACGGCGAGCAAGGCGTGGGTCTACCGGCAGTACGACCACGAGGTGGGCACGCGGACGGCCCGCCGCCCCGGCGACGACGCCGCCATCCTCGCGATTCGGGAGGCCGGCACCGGCCTCGCGCTCTCGGCGGGGGCGATTCCGGCGTGGACCGACGCCGCCCCCTACGACGGCGCACGCGGCGTGGCGCTGGAGAACGCGACCAACATCGCGGCCAAGGGCGCGACGCCCCACGCGGCGGTCGACTGCCTCAACGGCGGCAACCCGGAGAAGCCGGACGTCTACGGCGGCTTCGGCGCCATCGTCGACGGCCTCGCGGACATGTGCCGCGACCTCTCGGTGCCCGTCGTCGGTGGCAACGTCTCGCTGTACAACGACTCTGTCGCCGGCCCCATCCCACCGACGCCGACGCTGGCGATGATCGGCGTCCGCGAGGGCTACGACGCTCCGCCCCTGTCCGTCTCGGGCGAGGGGACGCTGCTGGAAGTCGGCGCGCGCGGCGACGCGCTCGGCGGGTCGACGTATCTCGCGGCGGCGGGTGGCAGCGACCGTTTCCCGGACCTGCCCGCGGACCCGGCGGCGGCCGTCGAGGCGGTCCGCGACGTGGCCGCCCTCGACTCGACGCTCGCGACTCACGACGTGAGCCACGGCGGCCTCGCCGTGACGCTCGCGGAGATGGTCGAGGACGCGGGCGTCGAGGTGAGCGTCGAGAGCGTCACCGCCCTGTTCGACGAGACGCCCGGCCGCGTCGTCGTCGAGACGACGGACCCCGACGCGGTGCGCGACGCCGCCGGCGACGTGCCCGTTCGCGAACTCGGAACGGCGACGGCGGACGCGACGCTCTCGCTGTCGGTCGGCGACGACGAACTCGTGCGGGACGCGGCGGCCATCCGTGACCTGCGCGACGTCATCGACCGCGAACTGGCGTAG
- a CDS encoding asparagine synthase C-terminal domain-containing protein: protein MRGTDAETVRRALDSGDPLPGTNGFAGALDGALVRDVLGRQPIFGTPDDWGFAPSDVDAADPTPVPAGHVREADGTDRRVWSLPDPPAASDDATAIADLRAAIDDSLSRLDPERLAVAFSGGVDSALVAAGVPDALCYVVGFPDAHDVAAARSAAEAMDRDLRVVELTHDDLERAVPEVVAATGRTNPMDVCIALPLYLVAERAAADGADRLALGQGADELFGGYAKVVDPADDDRVDATTVRGATREVIASLPAQLERDVLALRAAGVEPVTPLLADGVVEAALPLPEHLLATDDERKVGLRRAAREWLPSSVVETDKKAVQYGSLVSRELDRLARQAGFKRRMDDHLGQYVRSLV, encoded by the coding sequence ATTCGCGGCACCGACGCCGAGACGGTCCGCCGCGCGCTCGACTCGGGCGACCCGCTCCCCGGAACGAACGGGTTCGCCGGCGCGCTGGACGGGGCGCTCGTCCGCGACGTGCTCGGGCGCCAGCCGATTTTCGGCACGCCCGACGACTGGGGGTTCGCGCCGAGCGACGTCGACGCCGCGGACCCGACACCCGTGCCCGCCGGACACGTCCGCGAGGCCGACGGGACGGACCGCCGCGTCTGGTCGCTGCCCGACCCACCCGCCGCGAGCGACGATGCGACGGCCATCGCCGACCTTCGCGCCGCCATCGACGACTCGCTGTCTCGGCTCGACCCCGAGAGACTGGCCGTCGCCTTCTCCGGCGGCGTCGACTCCGCGCTCGTCGCCGCCGGCGTCCCCGATGCACTCTGTTACGTCGTCGGGTTTCCCGACGCCCACGACGTGGCAGCAGCCCGGAGCGCCGCCGAAGCGATGGACCGTGACCTCCGGGTCGTCGAACTGACTCACGACGACTTGGAGCGAGCCGTCCCCGAGGTGGTCGCGGCGACGGGGCGGACGAATCCGATGGACGTCTGCATCGCGCTCCCGCTCTATCTAGTGGCCGAGCGCGCCGCCGCCGACGGCGCCGACCGCCTCGCACTCGGGCAGGGCGCCGACGAACTGTTCGGCGGGTACGCGAAGGTGGTCGACCCCGCAGACGATGACCGCGTGGACGCGACGACAGTCCGCGGCGCGACTCGCGAGGTAATCGCGAGCCTCCCCGCCCAACTCGAACGCGACGTGCTCGCGCTCCGAGCGGCGGGCGTCGAACCGGTGACGCCGCTCCTCGCGGACGGTGTCGTTGAGGCCGCACTCCCCCTTCCGGAACACCTCCTCGCCACCGACGACGAACGGAAAGTGGGGTTGCGCCGCGCCGCCCGCGAGTGGCTCCCGTCGTCGGTCGTCGAGACGGACAAAAAAGCAGTTCAGTACGGCAGTCTGGTCTCGCGCGAACTCGACCGCCTCGCGCGGCAAGCGGGTTTCAAGCGGCGGATGGACGACCACCTCGGGCAGTACGTCCGCTCGCTCGTCTAG
- a CDS encoding glutathione-independent formaldehyde dehydrogenase, translating into MNAVVYRGPHEVAVEDVEEPEIQHPNDVVIDITTTCICGSDLHMYEGRTAAEPGIVFGHENMGIVEEVGEAVSSLEVGDRVVAPFNVACGHCENCEKGYTGFCTNVNPGFAGGAYGYVAMGPYQGGQAEKLRIPYADFNALKLPKGTEHEDSFALLADIFPTGWHGVELANLEAGDSVAVYGAGPVGLMAAYSAKLKGASEIYIVDRVPSRLELAEEHCDATPINFEEGDPVEQIKEIHGGGVDKGVDAVGYQAVDPDKEGSGDAYDPARENPAVVINNLIRTVKPTGELGIPGLYVPEDPGAPDEMNAQGRIGIDFGLLFEKGQALGTGQCNVKEYNRELRDMIISGRADPSWVVSHRVDLEDAPEMYEAFDNREEGVTKVLLEP; encoded by the coding sequence ATGAACGCAGTCGTCTACCGAGGCCCCCACGAGGTAGCTGTCGAGGATGTTGAGGAACCCGAGATTCAGCACCCGAACGACGTCGTCATCGACATTACGACGACGTGTATCTGTGGCTCCGACCTTCACATGTACGAGGGGCGGACGGCCGCCGAACCGGGCATCGTCTTCGGGCACGAGAACATGGGCATCGTCGAGGAAGTCGGCGAGGCCGTCTCGAGCCTCGAAGTCGGTGACCGCGTCGTCGCGCCGTTCAACGTCGCCTGTGGACACTGTGAGAACTGTGAGAAGGGCTACACAGGCTTCTGTACGAACGTCAACCCCGGCTTCGCCGGCGGTGCGTACGGCTACGTCGCCATGGGTCCGTATCAGGGCGGACAGGCGGAGAAGCTCCGCATCCCCTACGCGGACTTCAACGCGCTGAAGCTCCCGAAGGGAACCGAACACGAGGACTCTTTCGCGCTCCTCGCGGACATCTTCCCCACCGGATGGCACGGCGTCGAACTCGCCAACCTCGAAGCCGGCGATTCGGTCGCCGTCTACGGCGCCGGTCCGGTCGGCCTGATGGCCGCCTACAGCGCGAAGCTCAAGGGCGCCTCCGAAATCTACATCGTCGACCGCGTCCCGAGTCGACTCGAACTCGCCGAGGAACACTGCGACGCGACGCCCATCAACTTCGAAGAGGGCGACCCCGTCGAGCAGATTAAGGAGATTCACGGCGGCGGCGTGGACAAGGGCGTCGACGCCGTCGGCTACCAGGCCGTCGACCCCGACAAAGAAGGCAGCGGCGACGCGTACGACCCCGCTCGCGAGAACCCTGCGGTCGTCATCAACAACCTGATTCGGACGGTCAAGCCGACCGGCGAACTCGGGATTCCGGGCCTCTACGTGCCGGAAGACCCCGGTGCGCCGGACGAGATGAACGCACAGGGCCGCATCGGTATCGACTTCGGCCTCCTCTTCGAGAAGGGGCAGGCGCTCGGCACCGGTCAGTGTAACGTCAAGGAGTACAACCGCGAGCTCCGCGACATGATTATCTCCGGTCGTGCCGACCCGAGTTGGGTCGTCTCCCACCGCGTCGATCTCGAAGACGCGCCGGAGATGTACGAGGCCTTCGACAACCGCGAGGAAGGCGTGACGAAGGTTCTCCTCGAACCGTAG
- a CDS encoding NUDIX hydrolase, translating to METTRHFTATVYVVEGGAVALHEHPRLGIRLPPGGHVDRGELPHEAALREACEETGLEPTLLTDYDDVRSETARAIPRPRHLMLADVNVCDGEVGHQHVDHVFYATAENRAIDPAPGEPDAEAWAWYDPPALREADVDPDVRELGLEAIAAAD from the coding sequence ATGGAGACGACGCGACATTTCACCGCGACGGTGTACGTCGTCGAAGGCGGCGCCGTCGCGCTCCACGAACATCCACGACTCGGCATCCGTCTGCCGCCCGGCGGCCACGTCGACAGAGGCGAACTCCCACACGAGGCGGCGCTCCGCGAGGCGTGCGAGGAGACGGGACTGGAGCCGACACTGCTGACCGACTACGACGACGTGCGCTCGGAGACGGCGCGCGCCATCCCGCGTCCGCGACACCTGATGCTCGCGGACGTGAACGTCTGTGACGGCGAGGTGGGCCACCAACACGTCGACCACGTCTTCTACGCGACTGCCGAGAATCGAGCTATCGACCCCGCGCCCGGCGAACCCGACGCAGAGGCGTGGGCGTGGTACGACCCGCCGGCACTCCGCGAGGCCGACGTAGACCCAGACGTGCGCGAACTGGGACTGGAAGCGATTGCGGCCGCGGACTAG
- a CDS encoding DUF7550 family protein, with the protein MDDHAHDDHHEETGRVTSPMQDFTAGQAGVGFVVLLVGLAVTFGLPLVF; encoded by the coding sequence ATGGACGACCACGCTCACGACGACCACCACGAGGAAACGGGCCGCGTCACGTCGCCGATGCAGGACTTCACGGCCGGGCAGGCCGGTGTCGGCTTCGTCGTCCTCCTCGTCGGTCTCGCGGTGACGTTCGGTCTGCCGCTGGTGTTCTGA
- a CDS encoding CobW family GTP-binding protein — protein sequence MHENETTIPITLISGPLGAGKTTLVNRLLNDPGDRRIAVVVNDMGEVNIDAELLEQESEDGVIDLSNGCICCRLQDDLVTEVTRLAEERSFDYLVVEASGISEPMPIAKTLTVGTESGQLPDRFRLDTTVSVVDAYGFWKAFDPSASLPETAPTPDRPLAEVLVDQIEFCDVLLLNKCDMVPDDELAAVEESIRELQPRAELYRTTYSEIDPSAVLGTGRFDFEATKRQQGWKQALAAAEGADHDDGHDHEGGHDHGEQSAAAAHGVESFVYRRDRPFHSERFDAWLDDWEGDVVRMKGFAWVASRPDEVLGVSQAGPAVQAGPIGEWGDDDPATRLVVISRDLDADAVTAALDECLATEKERAASAPTDPFPREA from the coding sequence ATGCACGAGAATGAAACGACGATTCCTATCACCCTCATCAGCGGTCCGCTCGGCGCCGGCAAGACGACGCTCGTCAACCGCCTGCTGAACGACCCGGGAGACAGACGCATCGCCGTCGTGGTCAACGACATGGGCGAGGTGAACATCGACGCCGAACTCTTGGAACAGGAGAGCGAGGACGGCGTCATCGACCTCTCGAACGGCTGTATCTGCTGTCGGCTGCAGGACGACCTCGTCACCGAAGTCACCCGCCTCGCCGAGGAGCGGTCGTTCGATTACCTCGTCGTCGAAGCCTCCGGTATCAGCGAACCGATGCCGATAGCCAAGACGCTCACCGTCGGCACGGAGTCGGGGCAGCTCCCCGACCGATTCCGCCTCGACACCACCGTCTCCGTCGTCGACGCCTACGGGTTCTGGAAGGCGTTCGACCCCTCGGCGTCGCTGCCCGAGACGGCGCCGACGCCCGACCGCCCACTCGCGGAGGTGCTCGTCGACCAAATCGAGTTCTGTGACGTGCTCCTGTTGAACAAGTGCGACATGGTCCCCGACGACGAACTCGCGGCCGTCGAGGAGTCCATTCGCGAACTCCAGCCACGCGCCGAACTCTATCGGACGACCTACTCCGAAATCGACCCGTCGGCCGTCCTCGGAACAGGGCGATTCGACTTCGAAGCGACGAAGCGACAGCAAGGCTGGAAACAGGCGCTCGCGGCGGCGGAGGGGGCCGACCACGACGACGGTCACGACCACGAGGGCGGTCACGACCACGGCGAGCAGTCGGCCGCCGCCGCCCACGGCGTCGAGTCGTTCGTCTACCGACGAGACCGACCGTTCCACTCGGAGCGATTCGACGCGTGGCTCGACGACTGGGAGGGCGACGTGGTCCGCATGAAGGGGTTCGCGTGGGTCGCGAGTCGCCCCGACGAGGTCCTCGGCGTCAGTCAGGCCGGACCGGCCGTGCAGGCGGGCCCCATCGGCGAGTGGGGCGACGACGACCCCGCCACGCGTCTCGTCGTCATCAGTCGTGACCTCGACGCCGACGCGGTCACGGCGGCGCTCGACGAGTGTTTGGCGACCGAAAAAGAGCGCGCGGCGTCGGCGCCGACCGACCCCTTCCCGCGAGAGGCCTAG
- a CDS encoding transcription initiation factor IIB — protein sequence MTDSVRGYTTERSRARESEDESESTDSSEQLHCPECGGQLTTDTEHGETVCADCGLVVEEDEIDHGPEWRAFDSKEKDQKSRVGAPTTQMMHDKGLSTNIGWQDKDAYGKTLSSRQREKMQRLRTWNERFRTRDSKERNLKQALGEIDRMASALGLPENVRETASVIYRRALADDLLPGRSIEGVATSALYAAARQAGTPRSLDEIATVSRVEKDEIARTYRYVVRELGLEIQPADPEQYVPRFASELDLSDESERRARDLLKTAKDQGVHSGKSPVGLAAAAIYAAALLTNEKVTQSEVSDVANISEVTIRNRYHELLEAEEQLQVP from the coding sequence ATGACCGATAGCGTACGCGGTTACACGACCGAGCGCTCACGCGCGCGCGAGAGCGAGGACGAATCCGAGAGTACCGACAGCAGTGAACAGTTGCATTGCCCCGAGTGTGGCGGGCAACTCACCACGGACACCGAACACGGAGAGACGGTGTGTGCCGACTGCGGCCTGGTGGTCGAAGAGGACGAAATCGACCACGGGCCCGAGTGGCGCGCCTTCGACTCCAAGGAGAAAGACCAGAAGTCCCGCGTCGGCGCCCCGACGACCCAGATGATGCACGACAAGGGGCTGTCGACGAACATCGGCTGGCAGGACAAAGACGCCTACGGCAAGACGCTCTCCTCGCGACAGCGCGAGAAGATGCAGCGTCTGCGCACCTGGAACGAGCGTTTCCGCACCCGAGACTCCAAAGAGCGCAACCTGAAGCAGGCGCTCGGCGAAATCGATCGGATGGCCTCCGCACTCGGCCTGCCCGAGAACGTCCGCGAGACGGCGAGTGTCATCTACCGCCGTGCCCTTGCCGACGACCTACTCCCCGGCCGCTCCATCGAGGGCGTCGCCACGAGCGCACTCTACGCCGCGGCCCGACAGGCGGGCACGCCCCGCTCGCTCGACGAAATCGCGACCGTCTCTCGCGTCGAGAAAGACGAGATTGCGCGAACGTACCGCTACGTCGTCCGCGAACTCGGCCTCGAAATTCAGCCGGCCGACCCCGAGCAGTACGTTCCTCGCTTTGCCTCCGAACTCGACCTCTCCGACGAGTCCGAGCGCCGCGCTCGCGACCTGTTGAAGACGGCCAAAGACCAGGGCGTCCACAGCGGCAAGAGCCCCGTCGGCCTCGCCGCCGCCGCCATCTACGCCGCCGCCCTCCTCACCAACGAGAAGGTGACGCAGAGCGAAGTGAGCGATGTCGCCAACATCAGCGAAGTGACCATCCGGAACCGGTACCACGAACTCCTCGAAGCTGAAGAGCAGCTACAGGTTCCCTAA
- a CDS encoding DNA-directed RNA polymerase subunit L, translating to MELRVIEKTDEELRMEIAGEDHTFMNVLKGALLETAGVEAATYDMNPEQSGGQTDPILSVKTEDGTDPLDAVGDASRRVQDLADDFTAAFDAAA from the coding sequence ATGGAACTGCGGGTCATCGAGAAGACGGACGAGGAACTGCGGATGGAGATTGCCGGGGAGGACCACACGTTCATGAACGTCCTGAAGGGGGCGTTGCTGGAGACGGCGGGCGTCGAAGCCGCCACCTACGACATGAACCCCGAACAGTCCGGTGGGCAGACCGACCCCATCCTCTCGGTCAAGACCGAGGACGGCACCGACCCACTCGACGCCGTCGGTGACGCGTCCCGACGCGTGCAGGACCTCGCGGACGACTTCACGGCCGCGTTCGACGCGGCGGCTTAG